In the genome of Microbacterium endophyticum, one region contains:
- a CDS encoding MFS transporter, giving the protein MTGFVLASAVADLAPSSAVLIGSRAAQGIFGALLIPQGMAIMAATFPKPMLQKAFSVFAPMLGVFTVAGPILGGVLIDANLFGLEWRPIFLINVVIGGVALVMAVRFLPTVPAHTAPRIDVLSSGLLYVLSLFFQLTLEYTPTQTSLALIPLTVGIMAGSGIAAGLVAKLARRLVAAGLLAIIAGIAAMLVLLHTTGLDLPWWQLAISTLMMGIGAGICFSSIFNTALGDVSPEEAGSASGSLSAVQQVANGIGSALVTSIFLALLPSGDLAAVTATLLGFLALIGICLLVVPLLPKTAAPDVD; this is encoded by the coding sequence ATTACTGGGTTCGTTCTGGCCTCTGCCGTCGCAGACCTCGCCCCCTCGTCCGCAGTACTCATCGGCTCACGGGCTGCCCAAGGAATCTTCGGCGCCCTCCTGATCCCGCAGGGAATGGCGATCATGGCAGCGACATTTCCCAAGCCGATGCTGCAGAAGGCCTTCTCGGTGTTCGCACCCATGCTCGGGGTGTTCACTGTGGCAGGCCCCATCCTCGGCGGTGTACTTATCGACGCGAATCTTTTCGGGCTCGAGTGGCGCCCGATCTTCCTCATTAACGTCGTGATCGGCGGCGTCGCGCTCGTCATGGCGGTGAGATTTCTCCCCACCGTCCCGGCGCATACCGCACCACGCATCGACGTGCTGAGCAGCGGCCTCCTGTACGTACTGTCGCTGTTCTTTCAGCTCACCCTCGAATACACGCCGACGCAGACCTCACTCGCCCTCATCCCTCTGACCGTCGGCATTATGGCCGGGTCTGGAATCGCGGCGGGGCTTGTTGCGAAGCTTGCTCGTCGACTTGTTGCTGCGGGTCTATTGGCGATCATCGCCGGCATCGCCGCGATGCTCGTGCTCCTGCACACGACCGGGCTCGATCTGCCGTGGTGGCAACTCGCGATCTCAACACTGATGATGGGGATCGGTGCCGGGATCTGCTTCAGCTCGATCTTCAACACCGCACTCGGAGATGTGAGCCCCGAAGAAGCGGGGTCCGCGAGCGGATCGCTCAGTGCCGTCCAACAGGTTGCCAACGGGATCGGTTCAGCCCTCGTCACGAGCATCTTCCTCGCTCTGCTCCCCAGCGGTGATCTGGCCGCAGTCACCGCCACCCTTCTCGGGTTCCTCGCGCTCATCGGCATTTGCCTGCTCGTCGTACCGCTGCTCCCGAAGACGGCCGCGCCCGATGTCGACTGA
- a CDS encoding TetR/AcrR family transcriptional regulator C-terminal domain-containing protein: MQLLASQPALAQAALVTWPEGPHYLDLLELLLRALHDLGLDASTAGRAVDLLLQFATASAVERAAHASADAQELSDLESTLVSARPERHPLLVEAGTTAFTTVLRGNATRGRSMSS; the protein is encoded by the coding sequence ATGCAACTTCTCGCCAGCCAACCCGCTCTCGCCCAGGCTGCCCTCGTCACCTGGCCAGAGGGTCCGCACTACCTGGATTTGCTCGAGCTCCTCCTCCGCGCTCTCCACGACCTGGGGCTTGATGCTTCGACGGCAGGTCGAGCGGTCGACCTGCTACTCCAGTTCGCCACAGCATCAGCGGTCGAACGGGCTGCGCATGCGTCCGCCGACGCGCAAGAGTTATCCGACCTCGAGTCCACGCTCGTCTCCGCTCGCCCTGAGCGCCATCCTCTGCTGGTCGAGGCAGGGACGACCGCCTTTACAACAGTTCTCCGGGGGAACGCAACTCGTGGGCGATCGATGTCCTCCTGA
- a CDS encoding carbohydrate ABC transporter permease: protein MKTRPNIIGGVVAGAWLLIILIPIYLMVRAAFESQESYSQHGPLSLPREFTLQNFVDAIEGGFLLNLLNSAIITAGTVAIILIVVPPLSFAIVRARSRLVSNAFRLMLVGLAIPAQVVVVPVFYLISQLGLNNSLIGVILPTAAFAIPVCTLVLTGSMRNIGNELYEAMSIDGASPWGMFRRMVLPLSKGGIATIVVFSALQAWNGFLLPLVLARTPETTVATVALNQFRSQYAVNVPGLMAAVILTIIPILLVYLFARKALVAGVMGMGGK, encoded by the coding sequence ATGAAGACTCGTCCGAACATCATCGGCGGCGTCGTCGCCGGAGCCTGGCTCCTGATCATCCTCATTCCCATCTACCTGATGGTTCGGGCGGCGTTCGAATCGCAGGAGTCGTACAGTCAGCACGGCCCGCTGTCGCTGCCGCGGGAGTTCACCCTGCAGAACTTCGTCGACGCGATCGAGGGAGGGTTCCTCCTCAACTTGCTCAACTCGGCGATCATCACGGCGGGGACCGTTGCGATCATCCTGATCGTGGTCCCGCCGCTGTCGTTCGCGATCGTGCGCGCGCGCTCCCGGCTGGTGTCGAATGCGTTCCGGCTCATGCTCGTGGGTCTCGCGATCCCCGCGCAGGTCGTCGTGGTGCCGGTGTTCTACCTGATCAGCCAACTCGGGCTAAACAATTCGCTGATCGGTGTCATCCTGCCAACGGCGGCGTTCGCGATCCCGGTCTGCACGCTGGTTCTCACAGGATCGATGCGTAACATCGGCAACGAACTCTATGAGGCGATGTCGATTGACGGCGCGAGCCCCTGGGGCATGTTCCGCCGCATGGTGCTGCCGTTGAGCAAGGGCGGGATTGCGACGATTGTGGTCTTCTCCGCGCTGCAGGCGTGGAACGGATTCCTCCTTCCTCTCGTGCTCGCGCGCACGCCCGAAACGACCGTCGCGACGGTCGCGCTGAACCAGTTCCGGTCGCAGTACGCGGTCAATGTGCCGGGTCTGATGGCGGCTGTCATCCTGACGATCATCCCCATCCTGCTGGTCTACCTCTTCGCCCGTAAGGCGCTCGTCGCCGGCGTGATGGGGATGGGCGGCAAATAG
- a CDS encoding LysR family transcriptional regulator, which yields MARKSSGITLQQLQYFIEVAAEGSITAAAEMLYVAQPTMSAAMKDLENRVGRTLLARSARGVTLTTDGAEFLGYARQVVEQAALLEQRYLGRPPSRRLLGVSTQHYSFAVDAFVRMVKGTEASEYEFSLRETRTWDIIEDVRTLRSELGILFCNDFNRNVIAKLLRDSGLIFHPLFLAKPHIFISRKNPLAEQNRATLADIANLPRLTFDQGANNSFYFAEEILSTLSSAREIRVSDRATIFNLMIGLDGYTISTGIISGDLDPQIVAVPLDVDERIEIGWIGHSAIPLTEQAQRYLTEVRAVVSDFGVELLY from the coding sequence ATGGCCAGGAAATCGAGTGGCATCACACTGCAGCAACTGCAGTACTTCATCGAGGTCGCCGCCGAGGGATCGATCACCGCGGCAGCCGAGATGCTCTATGTCGCCCAGCCGACGATGTCCGCGGCGATGAAAGACCTCGAGAACCGGGTGGGCCGCACCCTCCTCGCCCGTTCTGCCCGCGGGGTCACACTCACGACTGACGGTGCGGAGTTTCTCGGCTACGCCCGGCAGGTTGTTGAGCAAGCAGCACTCCTCGAGCAGCGATACCTCGGCCGGCCACCGTCTCGGCGCCTACTCGGGGTGTCTACACAGCACTATTCGTTCGCGGTAGACGCGTTCGTTCGAATGGTCAAGGGCACCGAGGCATCCGAATACGAATTCTCGCTGCGCGAGACCCGCACCTGGGACATCATCGAAGACGTGCGAACGCTCCGCAGCGAACTCGGCATCCTGTTCTGCAACGATTTCAACCGCAATGTCATCGCCAAACTGCTCCGCGACTCCGGGCTCATTTTCCACCCGCTATTCCTTGCCAAGCCGCACATCTTCATCTCGCGGAAAAACCCACTCGCCGAGCAAAATCGTGCAACCCTCGCCGATATCGCCAATCTGCCGAGACTCACGTTCGACCAAGGCGCGAACAACTCGTTCTACTTCGCCGAGGAAATCCTCTCTACCCTTTCAAGCGCGCGGGAGATCCGCGTTTCGGATCGGGCAACGATCTTCAACCTCATGATCGGGCTCGACGGCTACACGATCTCGACGGGCATCATCAGCGGCGACCTCGACCCGCAGATTGTTGCCGTGCCGCTCGACGTCGATGAACGCATCGAGATCGGCTGGATCGGCCATTCCGCGATCCCCCTCACCGAGCAGGCACAGCGATACCTCACCGAAGTGCGAGCTGTCGTCTCAGACTTCGGCGTCGAGCTGCTCTACTAG
- a CDS encoding carbohydrate ABC transporter permease gives MTLPFVRERSQSARGGLQNAGRPGAVWALPAVLFFAFFALLPLGYAVYLSFTQYKGIVISPPKFVAFENWAELFADPQVLQSLIISVILVALAVVTQTPVALLIGVWTAGPQRGRAIVAALYFIPLLMSSAAIAVLFSSLLDPNFGLPDAMPWLFGDGNLLGSPTSATAVITFVLVWQFVPFHSLIYQGAARAIPPVLYQAAALDGAGIVRQFFSITLPQLTNTLVTSVILIIVGTFTTFETILIITAGGPSGSTTILAYLMYITGFGAASDYGYASAIAVVLIVIASAISLVMVKLTGFDRMRSSQEGV, from the coding sequence GTGACTCTCCCCTTTGTTCGCGAGCGGTCCCAATCGGCCCGGGGTGGTCTGCAGAACGCAGGCCGCCCCGGCGCCGTGTGGGCGCTGCCCGCGGTTCTCTTCTTCGCCTTCTTCGCCCTGCTGCCCCTGGGGTACGCGGTCTACCTCTCATTCACCCAGTACAAGGGCATCGTAATCAGTCCTCCAAAGTTCGTCGCGTTCGAGAACTGGGCAGAACTCTTCGCCGACCCGCAGGTCCTGCAGTCGCTGATCATCAGCGTAATTCTTGTCGCACTCGCCGTTGTGACGCAGACGCCGGTCGCTCTGCTCATCGGCGTGTGGACCGCGGGCCCTCAGCGCGGTCGAGCGATCGTCGCGGCGCTCTACTTCATCCCCCTCCTGATGTCCTCGGCGGCCATCGCGGTGCTGTTCTCGTCGCTGCTGGACCCGAACTTCGGTCTGCCGGATGCGATGCCTTGGCTTTTCGGCGACGGTAACCTGCTCGGCTCGCCTACCTCGGCGACCGCGGTGATCACATTCGTGCTGGTCTGGCAATTCGTGCCGTTCCACAGCCTCATCTACCAGGGCGCCGCCCGCGCGATCCCGCCCGTGCTGTACCAAGCGGCCGCGCTCGACGGCGCCGGTATCGTGCGCCAGTTCTTCAGCATCACGCTCCCGCAGCTCACGAACACGCTCGTCACCTCGGTGATCCTCATCATCGTCGGAACGTTCACGACGTTCGAGACGATCCTGATCATCACGGCGGGCGGCCCGTCTGGATCGACCACGATCCTGGCCTACCTCATGTACATCACGGGCTTCGGTGCCGCCTCCGACTACGGCTACGCCTCGGCCATCGCCGTGGTGCTCATCGTCATCGCAAGCGCGATCTCGCTCGTCATGGTCAAACTCACCGGCTTCGACCGTATGCGCAGCTCGCAGGAAGGCGTCTGA